One Aneurinibacillus migulanus genomic region harbors:
- a CDS encoding siphovirus Gp157 family protein, translating into MKLYELTDAYQNLLEVMEDEERGVNLTDALESIEEAIDNKVENIAKLIKTMDAQVKALKEEETRLADRRKMLEAQMDGLKRYTLSTLEQAGLTKVKGTIFTVGIRNNRPSVVVDESKLPVEFLIPQPPKPDKQRLYELLKDGQVIAGARLETSHSLSIR; encoded by the coding sequence ATGAAGCTGTATGAGCTTACGGACGCCTATCAGAACCTGCTTGAGGTGATGGAAGATGAAGAACGAGGAGTTAATCTTACCGATGCGCTTGAGTCCATCGAAGAGGCGATTGACAACAAGGTAGAAAACATTGCAAAGCTAATCAAAACAATGGATGCCCAGGTAAAGGCATTGAAGGAAGAAGAAACACGTTTGGCAGATCGCAGAAAGATGCTGGAAGCCCAAATGGACGGCCTAAAGCGGTACACGCTCTCTACACTGGAGCAGGCTGGATTAACAAAAGTAAAAGGCACTATTTTTACAGTTGGTATCCGAAACAACCGACCGAGCGTGGTAGTGGACGAATCCAAATTACCAGTAGAGTTTTTGATTCCACAACCACCGAAACCGGACAAGCAGCGGTTATATGAATTGCTGAAGGATGGGCAGGTGATTGCTGGTGCAAGACTTGAAACGAGCCACTCTCTTAGCATTCGATAA
- a CDS encoding Rad52/Rad22 family DNA repair protein yields MDATKIVEALQAPFPPEDIEWRVGSTNKDKTKGLALAYITNRAIQNRLDEVFGPFGWQNQFKEWKQGSQLCGISVKFGDEWITKWDGADDSNQEATKGGLSDSMKRAAYQWGIGRYLYKLPQNWVEIEPIGRSYRIKKKPALPSWAIPKGCKQGSSEVHYEGQHTGPDISIPATIRAKWTTLVGNENALPEQYDAWRNEGKTDQQIEQLLTEKIQEKNGTKGNGPTGNGTASEKQRKAIFAIAKSKGLNEENIKQLIQYLNHKQSTSELTSNEASDLISLLNQVERDELLAMISNSRGPDFGKSIDISDDDLPF; encoded by the coding sequence ATGGACGCTACCAAGATAGTAGAAGCCTTACAAGCGCCATTCCCACCAGAAGATATTGAATGGCGTGTTGGTTCGACGAACAAAGATAAAACGAAAGGGTTGGCACTGGCTTATATAACGAACCGAGCGATTCAAAATAGGTTGGATGAAGTGTTTGGTCCGTTTGGTTGGCAGAATCAATTCAAAGAATGGAAACAAGGATCGCAATTATGCGGTATTTCTGTAAAGTTCGGGGATGAATGGATTACGAAGTGGGATGGCGCGGATGACTCTAACCAAGAAGCCACTAAGGGCGGTCTGTCAGACAGTATGAAGCGTGCTGCCTATCAGTGGGGGATTGGTCGATACCTCTACAAGCTTCCGCAGAATTGGGTGGAGATAGAACCTATCGGAAGAAGCTACAGGATTAAGAAGAAGCCCGCCTTACCTTCTTGGGCTATCCCGAAGGGATGCAAGCAAGGTAGCAGTGAGGTACATTATGAAGGGCAGCACACTGGGCCTGATATCTCCATCCCGGCTACCATTCGAGCAAAGTGGACCACACTTGTTGGAAATGAAAATGCATTACCAGAGCAATATGACGCTTGGAGAAACGAAGGAAAAACAGATCAACAAATTGAGCAGCTTTTAACAGAGAAAATTCAAGAAAAGAATGGAACAAAAGGTAATGGACCGACTGGAAATGGGACAGCCTCTGAGAAGCAACGTAAAGCTATCTTTGCCATTGCCAAAAGTAAAGGTCTGAATGAAGAAAATATCAAGCAGCTTATTCAATATCTTAATCATAAACAAAGTACATCAGAACTGACTTCAAATGAGGCAAGCGATTTAATTTCTCTTTTGAACCAGGTGGAACGAGATGAATTACTCGCGATGATCTCAAACAGTAGAGGGCCTGATTTTGGAAAGTCGATCGATATATCCGATGACGATTTACCCTTTTGA
- a CDS encoding helix-turn-helix domain-containing protein, whose translation MTDSFPFYLHSGLLTKEHRKRMGAAIWEFLWCIDKTTKEYSVDGQVFGQVLGGKPVKLSDIADDIGGNKSTIKRNLDKLEEEGYLSLIRAPYGLMITVHKSKKWPKKVVANTQPQPNKRKFIVAKTQRRKKVALQKCVFSLQKQNARCKNAYSNKDKAIDKTKDLNNISATDAITGPLQKHNVKSDDKVPTPMSSGNPEECIVPTSMALPEQKNNVIDFASKTGKEGVPLSRKDAVSSSPDVDADSTQRKISAPEYRRRIEERYIARRASGTELKPTDDEVIRELIRTRVPLSIVLEGIDKAFQKHKPRHSRDKINSLNYCLPIILDMHAKNQAKTDESVELPMTAGKKRATYSSHVRGKHTGIPPLILEQIERQRKAEAGEEVCPSHQAPEEDLERKRRRVQELLKAMGDKK comes from the coding sequence ATGACAGACAGTTTTCCGTTTTACTTACATTCTGGCCTCCTGACGAAAGAGCACCGGAAGCGGATGGGCGCAGCTATCTGGGAGTTCCTCTGGTGTATTGATAAAACAACAAAAGAATATAGCGTAGATGGGCAGGTATTCGGCCAGGTGTTAGGCGGAAAACCTGTCAAACTTAGTGACATTGCGGATGATATTGGAGGGAATAAGTCAACCATTAAACGGAATCTGGACAAGCTCGAAGAAGAAGGGTACCTCAGTTTGATTCGTGCTCCCTATGGGTTGATGATTACTGTTCATAAGTCAAAGAAATGGCCCAAAAAAGTCGTTGCAAATACGCAACCACAACCTAATAAAAGGAAATTTATCGTTGCGAAAACGCAACGGAGGAAGAAAGTGGCGTTGCAAAAATGCGTATTCTCGTTGCAAAAACAAAACGCGCGTTGCAAAAATGCCTATTCTAATAAAGACAAAGCAATAGACAAAACAAAAGACTTAAATAATATCTCTGCTACTGATGCTATAACAGGTCCGTTGCAAAAACACAACGTAAAATCGGATGATAAGGTACCGACCCCAATGTCATCTGGTAACCCGGAAGAGTGTATAGTGCCGACCTCAATGGCTCTTCCAGAACAAAAAAACAATGTGATCGATTTCGCTTCTAAAACCGGTAAGGAGGGGGTGCCGCTCTCCCGGAAGGATGCCGTTTCTTCCAGCCCTGATGTAGATGCCGACTCTACGCAGCGTAAAATATCCGCGCCGGAATACAGGAGACGAATTGAAGAGCGATACATTGCCAGACGAGCTTCGGGCACAGAGTTAAAACCTACCGACGATGAGGTAATCCGTGAGTTGATTCGAACGCGTGTGCCGTTAAGTATTGTGCTAGAGGGCATCGACAAAGCATTTCAGAAGCACAAGCCGAGGCATAGCCGTGACAAGATTAATAGCCTGAATTATTGTTTACCGATCATTCTTGATATGCACGCAAAGAACCAGGCGAAGACAGATGAATCGGTGGAATTACCGATGACTGCGGGTAAGAAAAGAGCAACGTATTCATCGCATGTCAGAGGCAAGCACACAGGAATTCCACCACTGATCCTAGAGCAAATAGAACGTCAAAGGAAAGCGGAGGCTGGGGAAGAAGTTTGTCCGAGTCATCAAGCCCCAGAGGAGGATCTTGAACGCAAGCGACGCCGAGTACAGGAATTACTAAAAGCAATGGGGGATAAAAAATGA
- a CDS encoding Holliday junction resolvase RecU, whose product MTRWRKSSFANRGMAFEQQLDYTNRLYEQQGIAVINKRPTPVKILGRNTRGMVNGYLEKPSTVDYDGTYTGRSVVFEAKSTKELTRFPLDNVHEHQVEYLAKCHGCGAISFMLVEFANHQIVYLLPYEVLEWYWQRAKTGGRGTKSIPLQDFDVHAYQVPPGRVPVDYLQVVEKVWSIGGVAV is encoded by the coding sequence ATGACGAGATGGAGAAAAAGCAGTTTTGCCAATCGTGGCATGGCGTTTGAACAGCAGTTGGACTATACAAACCGGCTATATGAGCAACAAGGAATTGCTGTGATTAACAAGCGACCGACACCTGTGAAAATCCTTGGCCGAAATACGAGGGGCATGGTCAATGGATATCTGGAAAAGCCGTCTACCGTTGATTATGACGGGACATATACCGGGCGCTCCGTCGTTTTTGAAGCCAAGAGCACGAAAGAGTTGACCCGGTTCCCGCTCGATAACGTACATGAGCACCAAGTTGAATACTTGGCCAAGTGCCATGGGTGTGGAGCGATTAGCTTTATGCTAGTTGAGTTTGCTAATCATCAGATAGTGTACTTGTTGCCGTATGAAGTACTGGAATGGTACTGGCAGCGTGCAAAGACAGGGGGACGGGGCACAAAAAGTATTCCATTACAGGATTTTGATGTACATGCCTATCAGGTGCCACCAGGACGGGTACCAGTTGATTATCTACAAGTTGTTGAAAAAGTATGGAGCATAGGAGGCGTAGCGGTATGA
- a CDS encoding putative metallopeptidase, with protein MSAVFFEEAPEVREIAERIIDKHHPHLKDAKGVIGYYFRDGNSDWAGKAKKCTAFERHVTDYMLFVFINKDAWRVFTPDQRQALVDHELCHFKRKSERVWNEEKKVWEDKYDPANASESWQMREHDVEEFSEIIQRHGLWETGIERFAVAVREADYQMDLEDYEREQLRAVK; from the coding sequence ATGAGCGCGGTATTTTTCGAAGAAGCACCGGAAGTGCGTGAGATAGCAGAAAGGATTATCGATAAACATCATCCTCATTTGAAGGATGCGAAGGGAGTAATCGGCTATTACTTTCGTGATGGAAACAGTGACTGGGCAGGTAAGGCAAAGAAATGCACGGCATTTGAACGACATGTGACTGATTATATGCTGTTTGTCTTTATTAACAAAGATGCCTGGAGAGTATTTACTCCGGACCAGCGGCAAGCTTTAGTAGACCATGAGTTGTGTCATTTCAAACGTAAAAGTGAACGGGTATGGAACGAAGAGAAAAAAGTATGGGAAGACAAATATGACCCAGCAAATGCTTCGGAAAGCTGGCAAATGCGTGAACATGATGTAGAGGAATTCAGCGAAATTATTCAGCGTCATGGTCTGTGGGAAACAGGTATCGAGAGGTTTGCGGTAGCTGTTCGAGAGGCAGACTATCAAATGGATCTGGAGGATTACGAAAGGGAGCAATTGCGTGCTGTGAAGTAG
- a CDS encoding ferritin family protein, which produces MNLYPSNIMQEYSSYPFTITPVQYQTQSVPPPYQMYQTNLQAVLPLLQRAVQGERNDELFYDYLIQNAPSNQDREIITSIRDDERRHRQMFRHMYYALTGQQITESTTGEPFNIPPSYLAGLEKAIFGELSAVELYRKIYFTIPYTVFKNMVFEILTDELKHASKYNFLYAKNK; this is translated from the coding sequence ATGAACTTATATCCCAGCAATATCATGCAAGAGTACAGTTCATACCCTTTTACAATTACACCCGTACAGTATCAAACCCAATCTGTACCGCCCCCATATCAGATGTACCAGACTAATCTACAAGCCGTTCTCCCTCTCTTACAAAGAGCGGTACAGGGCGAACGAAATGATGAACTTTTTTACGACTACTTAATCCAAAACGCTCCATCCAATCAGGATAGGGAAATCATTACTTCCATTCGTGATGATGAAAGACGACATCGGCAAATGTTTAGACACATGTATTATGCTTTAACAGGCCAACAAATTACCGAATCAACTACTGGTGAACCTTTCAACATACCACCTAGTTATCTTGCTGGCCTTGAAAAGGCTATATTTGGTGAGTTAAGTGCAGTAGAACTTTACCGAAAAATTTACTTCACCATCCCCTATACAGTGTTTAAAAACATGGTATTTGAAATTTTGACAGATGAACTTAAACATGCCAGCAAATATAATTTTCTCTATGCTAAAAACAAATAG
- a CDS encoding ArpU family phage packaging/lysis transcriptional regulator → MQMSFLPKIDRRATQKRVEEALETARIYKQIGFVRREMKNTPAYEARYHGATNKTTDATADCAVWNVDKEEEIRVLTERIERAVSRLGKKEREIIEKRYLEDEGFDYIVAGEVGLSERTYTRIKARAFYKLAFMLKLEVLAEEQDPVPV, encoded by the coding sequence ATGCAAATGTCGTTTTTGCCGAAAATTGACCGGAGAGCTACACAAAAAAGAGTCGAGGAAGCACTGGAGACGGCGCGTATTTACAAGCAGATCGGCTTTGTTCGTCGGGAGATGAAAAACACACCTGCCTATGAGGCCAGGTATCATGGTGCGACGAACAAAACAACCGATGCAACAGCAGATTGTGCCGTTTGGAATGTAGATAAGGAAGAAGAGATACGGGTGCTGACAGAGCGCATAGAACGGGCTGTGAGTCGTTTAGGAAAGAAGGAAAGGGAAATTATTGAGAAACGCTACTTAGAAGACGAGGGCTTTGATTATATCGTTGCTGGCGAGGTCGGATTGAGTGAGCGAACATACACTAGGATAAAGGCGAGGGCGTTTTATAAGCTGGCGTTTATGTTGAAGCTGGAAGTATTGGCTGAAGAACAGGACCCGGTACCAGTATAA
- a CDS encoding GerAB/ArcD/ProY family transporter, whose amino-acid sequence MDKSKKREVTLLQYILGINAAQVGTSILRLPADLAQVASTDGWISIFVGWIISLIVSLCMVGVMAKYPGATIYDMLTRYLGKWLGRTWIIIWMASALFTAVIICYRVVGIIKVFILSDTSHFLLALIFLIPVYMVLQGGIRILARYSEFIFFFTLWLPILLLIPLKDAKWIYILPVLKEGWLPILHAVPLTLTSFIGFEMAWILYPYLKSKQSAAKGIIIANGITLLVYLQITLSCFLYFSPDEIPEFLWPTLALVKPIQFPFLERFEIVFLSFYTLIFSAVILPFLFIVTENINYLFNKQNWQLPAYILPLLLLFSFLIYRPDYNQVQVMSKWWSREAYIVSYAFPVLFFLYVTLYTRWKKKASF is encoded by the coding sequence ATGGATAAGTCAAAAAAAAGGGAAGTTACACTCTTACAATATATCCTTGGTATTAATGCAGCACAGGTAGGAACAAGCATCCTGAGACTTCCTGCAGACTTAGCCCAAGTGGCAAGTACGGATGGATGGATTTCTATCTTTGTTGGGTGGATCATTTCCCTCATTGTAAGCTTATGCATGGTTGGGGTGATGGCAAAATATCCAGGTGCTACTATATATGATATGCTCACACGTTACTTGGGGAAATGGTTAGGAAGGACATGGATTATTATATGGATGGCTTCTGCTTTATTTACTGCTGTTATTATTTGTTACCGTGTAGTAGGAATCATTAAAGTATTTATCTTATCAGACACTTCTCATTTTCTACTTGCTCTTATCTTTCTCATTCCCGTATATATGGTTCTCCAGGGCGGGATACGAATCTTAGCCAGATATTCAGAATTTATCTTTTTCTTTACGCTTTGGTTGCCCATTTTACTATTGATACCCTTAAAAGATGCGAAATGGATTTATATACTGCCTGTCTTAAAAGAAGGATGGTTGCCTATTTTACATGCAGTGCCACTAACCCTGACATCATTTATTGGATTTGAAATGGCATGGATTCTTTATCCTTATCTAAAAAGCAAACAATCTGCGGCGAAAGGAATTATCATAGCCAATGGCATCACTTTACTTGTTTATCTACAGATTACACTAAGCTGTTTCCTTTACTTTAGTCCAGATGAAATCCCTGAATTTTTATGGCCCACGCTTGCACTCGTAAAGCCGATTCAGTTTCCTTTTCTTGAACGATTTGAAATCGTATTTTTATCGTTCTATACGCTCATTTTTTCAGCGGTAATCCTTCCGTTTCTCTTTATTGTCACTGAAAACATTAATTACCTCTTTAACAAACAAAATTGGCAGCTGCCTGCATATATTTTGCCATTACTTTTGCTCTTCAGTTTCCTTATTTATAGGCCAGACTATAACCAGGTTCAGGTGATGAGCAAATGGTGGAGCCGGGAAGCCTATATTGTGTCTTATGCTTTTCCAGTTTTATTTTTTCTTTATGTTACGTTGTATACACGATGGAAAAAAAAAGCATCATTTTAA
- a CDS encoding YmaF family protein, with the protein MNKKNFKIKNKPNRKIYTKQRAQTHTHEFLGSTKLAEAGADRHNHRFAGVTSQAIRRGNSHVHVITVNTDFFGHLHQVRIVTGPAIPIGNGKHVHFAKGRTTLNDGHIHNFEFSTLIQSPLI; encoded by the coding sequence ATGAACAAAAAAAATTTCAAGATAAAAAACAAGCCGAATCGCAAAATATATACAAAACAACGAGCACAGACACACACGCACGAATTTTTAGGTAGTACCAAATTGGCAGAAGCAGGAGCAGACAGGCATAACCATCGTTTTGCCGGAGTTACAAGCCAAGCGATCCGTAGAGGTAATAGCCATGTACATGTAATCACGGTCAATACTGATTTTTTTGGTCACCTTCATCAAGTTAGAATAGTAACGGGTCCTGCTATTCCTATCGGTAATGGAAAACATGTACACTTTGCCAAAGGGAGAACTACACTGAACGATGGTCATATCCATAATTTTGAATTCTCCACCTTAATTCAAAGTCCTCTTATATAA
- the sda gene encoding sporulation histidine kinase inhibitor Sda, with amino-acid sequence MKRKNALFLLSNEELLKIYTQAISLDLDDDFIELIKAELIRRGIRF; translated from the coding sequence ATGAAAAGAAAAAACGCTTTATTTTTATTAAGTAATGAAGAGTTATTAAAAATATATACTCAAGCGATATCTCTTGACTTGGACGATGATTTTATTGAGTTGATTAAAGCTGAATTAATAAGAAGAGGCATTCGTTTTTAA
- a CDS encoding CBO0543 family protein: MLGSIFLGFVIPWIFGIWLYNKDKKTVLLIAPLGTMLAYTINLFGFYFGFWNFKPVLKIKLLSSFPFDVGLYPVLSSYLIYFIQKEKIRPYAIILIFSLATTLLEYVMLVFGKVSYGQNWNILWTFWSYVLPYFIIYRYYIALKKLGLY, encoded by the coding sequence ATGCTCGGAAGTATTTTTTTAGGTTTTGTAATACCTTGGATTTTTGGTATCTGGCTTTATAACAAAGATAAAAAGACGGTTTTACTTATTGCTCCTTTAGGTACCATGCTAGCTTATACCATTAACTTATTTGGATTTTATTTTGGGTTCTGGAACTTTAAGCCTGTGCTAAAAATTAAATTACTTTCATCATTTCCTTTTGATGTTGGGTTATACCCTGTACTTTCCAGCTATTTAATTTATTTCATTCAAAAAGAAAAGATAAGGCCGTATGCAATCATTCTTATTTTTTCTTTAGCTACTACACTTCTTGAATATGTAATGCTGGTATTTGGTAAAGTATCATATGGTCAAAACTGGAATATCCTTTGGACATTTTGGTCCTATGTTCTGCCTTATTTTATTATTTACCGCTACTATATAGCATTAAAAAAGCTTGGACTATACTAG
- a CDS encoding NHLP leader peptide family RiPP precursor — MKQFQDKASTDAEFRKLALENPSSAVKQVIGLDLPEGFKLQVVDNAGAHLTVVLPDLKGNEYELDETELQNVAGGVSFGAFVLYQNHPAYQGRGK, encoded by the coding sequence ATAAAACAATTTCAAGATAAAGCATCTACGGATGCAGAGTTTCGTAAGCTCGCGTTAGAGAATCCATCAAGTGCTGTTAAACAAGTAATTGGCTTAGATTTACCTGAAGGGTTCAAACTACAGGTAGTTGATAATGCTGGTGCGCATTTAACGGTTGTACTTCCAGACTTAAAAGGAAATGAATATGAATTAGACGAAACAGAATTGCAAAATGTAGCTGGCGGTGTTTCTTTTGGTGCATTTGTATTGTATCAGAATCATCCTGCATACCAAGGTCGCGGAAAATAA
- a CDS encoding DUF2829 domain-containing protein: MIETKAQFGIGLAVDLMKEGYKVTRAGWNGKGMYAAYQKGYPDGIPCNKQTAETWGLNEGDLFKCRPYLQLKCADGTYAMWTPSTSDVLAEDWMIVK, from the coding sequence ATGATTGAAACTAAGGCGCAGTTCGGTATTGGGTTAGCTGTTGATCTTATGAAAGAAGGGTACAAGGTAACTCGTGCTGGATGGAATGGTAAAGGGATGTACGCGGCATATCAAAAAGGATATCCAGACGGAATACCTTGCAATAAACAAACCGCCGAGACATGGGGATTGAATGAAGGGGATTTGTTTAAATGCAGACCTTATCTGCAATTAAAATGTGCAGACGGCACATATGCTATGTGGACGCCAAGCACAAGCGATGTATTGGCAGAAGATTGGATGATCGTTAAGTAG
- a CDS encoding 3'-5' exoribonuclease domain-containing protein, producing MKVFFDTEFTGLHKNTTLISIGLVAEDGRTFYAESTEYDKSQIDEWIQKNVLDNLLLNDKRPHYNNVDWDNVRMKDSLNQISIMLSQWLAKFEKVEMWSDCLAYDWVLFCDLFGHAFRIPKNVYYIPFDISTLFKVMGIDPNINREEYVGITGTKHNALHDALVIKACYEKIMSSL from the coding sequence ATGAAGGTATTCTTTGATACCGAATTTACAGGATTGCACAAGAACACAACGCTAATCAGTATAGGATTGGTAGCGGAGGATGGAAGGACGTTTTATGCGGAATCTACAGAGTATGATAAAAGTCAAATCGATGAATGGATACAGAAAAACGTCTTGGATAACCTTCTTTTAAATGATAAAAGGCCGCATTACAACAATGTTGATTGGGACAATGTAAGGATGAAAGATAGTCTTAATCAAATTAGCATTATGTTGAGTCAATGGTTAGCAAAGTTTGAGAAGGTAGAAATGTGGTCTGATTGCTTGGCGTATGATTGGGTGTTGTTCTGTGATTTGTTTGGTCATGCATTTCGTATCCCTAAGAACGTATATTATATCCCATTTGATATATCAACCTTGTTTAAGGTGATGGGCATAGACCCTAATATTAACCGTGAAGAGTATGTAGGGATCACAGGGACTAAGCATAATGCCCTTCATGATGCATTAGTAATTAAAGCGTGTTATGAGAAAATCATGAGTTCTCTATAG
- a CDS encoding helix-turn-helix domain-containing protein — protein sequence MSRKHNKLTEEQEAKILAMSSEGVSQRQIARELGISPSTVNRVVKGHGVSEDLLEQFERIRTQKKEEFITNAFDSIKGARSFMDKKIKAADEGQDKLLQAISMVQSLMKDINALLKTEPATIEARSHLMMQATLYLKMTQDLAEVIKGLKKVAGVQMGDVNNYIGILSDKVAKLEMLDIERMKVKPKNTDDDDDDDLGDDFL from the coding sequence GTGTCTAGAAAGCACAACAAATTAACAGAAGAACAGGAAGCGAAGATTCTTGCCATGTCATCGGAAGGCGTAAGTCAAAGGCAGATTGCCAGAGAATTAGGCATAAGCCCTTCCACTGTAAACAGGGTTGTAAAAGGGCATGGCGTTTCGGAGGACTTGCTCGAACAGTTCGAACGAATCCGAACACAAAAAAAGGAAGAGTTTATAACGAACGCTTTCGATTCTATAAAAGGCGCTCGTTCATTTATGGATAAGAAGATTAAAGCTGCTGATGAAGGGCAGGACAAACTACTACAGGCAATCAGCATGGTCCAATCTTTGATGAAAGACATTAATGCGCTGCTTAAAACCGAACCGGCAACAATTGAGGCACGAAGTCATTTGATGATGCAGGCTACCTTGTATCTAAAAATGACGCAGGACCTTGCAGAAGTAATTAAGGGACTGAAAAAGGTTGCTGGCGTACAGATGGGTGATGTAAATAACTACATCGGCATTTTATCGGATAAGGTGGCAAAGCTGGAGATGCTTGATATTGAGCGTATGAAGGTGAAGCCAAAAAATACAGATGACGATGACGACGATGATTTAGGGGATGATTTCTTGTGA